One window of Drosophila busckii strain San Diego stock center, stock number 13000-0081.31 chromosome 3L, ASM1175060v1, whole genome shotgun sequence genomic DNA carries:
- the LOC108600774 gene encoding insulin-degrading enzyme isoform X1: MMLLGRTCLFSNHKSIFAVAVTAVLNRQGGKLCTNKLFGNRSISSFNKPKMTLGNEKTLAKKAVQSEPIMRLNNIEKSQQDARDYRGLQLENGLKVLLISDPTTDVSAAALSVQVGHMSDPDNLPGLAHFCEHMLFLGTEKYPHENGYTTYLSQSGGSSNAVTYPLMTKYHFHVAPDKLDGALDRFAQFFIAPLFTPSSTEREINAVNSEHEKNLSSDLWRIKQVQRHLAKPDHAYSKFGSGNKATLCEIPKSKGIDVRDELLKFHKKWYSSNIMCLAVIGKESLDKLEEMVIEKFSEIENKNVEVPTWPRHPYAEDQYAQKVKIVPIKDLRSLTISFTTDDLTQYYKSGPDNYLTHLIGHEGKGSILSELRRLGWCNDLMAGHQSTHHGFGFFDIVVDLTQEGLEHVDDIVHLIFQYLQMLREEGPKKWIFDECVKLNEMRFRFKEKEQPENLVTSSASSMQIFPLEEVLIAPYMSNEWRPDLIKKLLDELLPAKCRISLVSQSYEQSTDREEPYYRTKYGLERIPAKTLKVWESCCVNENLKMPVANSFIPTNFDIADVPSDAPKHPTIIMDTPILRVWHKQDNQFNKPKACMTFDMSNPIAYLDPLNCNLNHMMIMLLKDQLNEYLYDAELASLKLSVTTKPCGIDFTIRGFNDKQVVLLEKLLDHLFDLSIDEKRFDILKEQYIRSLKNFKAEQPYQHSIYYLALLLTENAWANVELLDAMELVSYERVQNFAKEFFQRLHTECFIFGNVTKQQASDIAGRVNKRLEATNASKLPILARQMLKKREYKLLAGDSYLFEKENEYHKSSCIQLYMQCGAQTDHTNIMVNLVSQVLSEPCYDCLRTKEQLGYIVFSGVRKVNGANGIRIIVQSAKHPSFVEDRIENFLQTYMQVIEDMPQDEFERHKEALIVKKLEKPKTIFQQFSMFHGEISMQTYHFDREEAEVAILRKITKNDFVDYFKKFIAKDGDERRVLSVHIVSTLKDQGDGDSAEKEETVVTPMERHMPISDIVAFKSCKELYPIAVPFLDIKAKGARSKL, from the exons ATGATGTTATTGGGACGAACGTGTCTTTTTTCCAACCACAAATCGATTTTTGCCGTGGCCGTAACAGCTGTTCTAAATAGACA AGGTGGCAAGCTCTGCACtaacaaattatttggaaATAGATCGATTTCATCTTTTAATAAGCCAAAAATGACTTTAGGCAACGAAAAAACGCTGGCTAAGAAGGCCGTCCAATCCGAGCCTATAATGCG GTTAAACAATATTGAAAAATCGCAGCAGGATGCACGAGATTACCGCGGACTGCAGTTGGAAAATGGTCTTAAAGTGTTACTCATCTCGGATCCAACCACTGACGTTTCGGCTGCTGCATTATCTGTGCAGGTTGG GCACATGTCCGATCCTGATAATCTGCCGGGATTGGCGCATTTCTGTGAGCACATGCTTTTCCTAGGCACTGAGAAGTATCCGCACGAAAATGGCTACACCACGTACCTGTCACAAAGTGGCGGCAGTAGCAATGCTGTCACTTATCCTCTAATGACCAAGTATCATTTTCACGTCGCCCCAGATAAGCTCGATGGCGCTCTAGATCGTTTTGCTCAGTTTTTCATTGCTCCGCTGTTTACGCCGAGCTCTACTGAACGTGAAATAAATGCT GTAAACTCTGAGCACGAGAAGAATCTTTCGAGCGACCTTTGGCGCATTAAGCAAGTTCAGCGTCATTTAGCCAAACCTGATCATGCCTACAGCAAATTTGGCAGTGGCAATAAAGCTACACTCTGCGAGATACCCAAGTCCAAGGGCATCGATGTGCGTGATGAACTGTTGAAATTTCACAAAAAGTGGTACTCATCGAACATCATGTGCTTGGCTGTTATAGGCAAAG AATCCTTGGACAAATTGGAGGAAATGGTTATAGAAAAGTTTTCCGagattgaaaataaaaacgttgAAGTGCCAACATGGCCACGACATCCGTATGCAGAGGATCAGTATgcgcaaaaagtaaaaattgttCCCATCAAGGATCTACGCTCATTAACAATAAGTTTCACAACCGACGACTTAACACAATATTACAAATCTGGA CCTGACAATTATTTGACGCATCTGATTGGACACGAGGGCAAGGGCAGCATATTGTCGGAGCTACGCAGGCTTGGCTGGTGCAATGA TTTAATGGCTGGACATCAGAGTACACACCATGGCTTTGGATTTTTCGATATTGTGGTGGACTTAACCCAGGAGGGCTTAGAGCATGTTGATGATATAGTGCATCTAATATTCCAGTATTTGCAAATGCTGCGAGAAGAGGGTCCTAAGAAATGGATATTTGACGAATGCGTAAAGCTTAACGAAATGCGTTTCCGTTTCAAGGAGAAAGAACAGCCCGAGAACCTGgtcacatcatcagcatcctCAATGCAAATATTCCCATTGGAAGAAGTACTTATTGCGCCATATATGAGTAATGAGTGGCGCCCCGACTTAATCAAAAAACTTCTCgatgagctgctgcctgcaaaGTGTCGAATCTCATTAGTTAGTCAGAGCTATGAGCAGTCAACTGATCGTGAAGAGCCATATTATAGAACAAAATATGGATTGGAGCGTATACCTGCCAAGACGTTGAAG gTTTGGGAAAGTTGTTGTGTCAATGAGAATTTAAAGATGCCAGTGGCCAACAGCTTTATACCCACAAACTTTGACATAGCTGATGTGCCCAGCGATGCGCCAAAGCACCCAACAATCATCATGGACACACCAATTCTACGAGTTTGGCACAAGCAGGACAATCAATTTAATAAGCCTAAAGCGTGCATGACCTTTGATATGTCCAATCCCATTGCCTATTTGGATCCattaaactgcaatttaaatcaTATGATGATCATGCTGCTGAAAGATCAGCTTAATGAATATCTATACGATGCAGAGCTTGCCAGCCTAAAACTTTCTGTTACCACCAAGCCCTGTGGCATTGAT ttTACCATACGTGGCTTTAATGACAAGCAGGTGGTGCTGCTCGAGAAACTGCTTGATCATTTATTTGACCTTAGCATTGACGAAAAGCGCTTCGATATACTCAAGGAACAATACATACGCTCATTGAAGAACTTTAAAGCAGAGCAGCCCTATCAACATTCCATTTATTATCTGGCTCTGTTGCTTACCGAAAACGCCTGGGCAAATGTGGAACTCTTGGATGCTATGGAAC TTGTTTCGTATGAGCGTGTGCAAAATTTTGCCAAGGAATTCTTCCAGCGGCTGCACACGGAGTGCTTCATCTTTGGCAACGTGACCAAGCAACAAGCTTCAGACATCGCTGGACGTGTCAACAAACGCTTGGAGGCCACAAATGCCTCCAAATTACCAATCTTAGCCCGCCAGATGCTTAAGAAACGAGAGTACAAACTATTAGCCGGAGATAGTTACTTGTTTGAGAAGGAGAACGAGTATCACAAGAGCTCCTGTATACAGCTATATATGCAATGTGGCGCACAAACAGATCACACAAATATAATGGTGAATTTAGTATCCCAAGTGCTCTCAGAGCCCTGTTATGATTGCCTCAGGACAAAGGAGCAACTGGGCTATATTGTGTTCAGTGGAGTGCGCAAAGTAAACGGCGCTAATGGCATTCGCATTATTGTGCAGTCGGCCAAGCATCCCTCATTTGTTGAAGATCGCATTGAGAACTTCTTACAAACATATATG CAAGTTATTGAGGACATGCCCCAGGATGAGTTCGAGCGCCACAAGGAGGCCTTAATTGTAAAGAAGTTGGAGAAGCCCAAGACAATATTTCAGCAGTTCAGTATGTTTCATGGCGAAATTTCCATGCAAACTTATCACTTTGATCGTGAAGAGGCCGAAGTTGCAATTCTGCGTAAGATTACAAAGAACGACTTTGTGGACTACTTTAAG AAATTCATTGCAAAGGATGGTGACGAACGACGAGTTTTATCCGTGCATATAGTGTCTACGCTTAAGGATCAAGGTGATGGCGACTCAGCGGAGAAAGAGGAAACTGTAGTTACCCCGATGGAGCGTCATATGCCAATTAGCGATATTGTGGCCTTTAAGTCTTGCAAGGAACTGTACCCAATTGCGGTGCCGTTCCTGGATATCAAGGCCAAGGGAGCACGCAGCAAATTGTAA
- the LOC108600774 gene encoding insulin-degrading enzyme isoform X2, which produces MTLGNEKTLAKKAVQSEPIMRLNNIEKSQQDARDYRGLQLENGLKVLLISDPTTDVSAAALSVQVGHMSDPDNLPGLAHFCEHMLFLGTEKYPHENGYTTYLSQSGGSSNAVTYPLMTKYHFHVAPDKLDGALDRFAQFFIAPLFTPSSTEREINAVNSEHEKNLSSDLWRIKQVQRHLAKPDHAYSKFGSGNKATLCEIPKSKGIDVRDELLKFHKKWYSSNIMCLAVIGKESLDKLEEMVIEKFSEIENKNVEVPTWPRHPYAEDQYAQKVKIVPIKDLRSLTISFTTDDLTQYYKSGPDNYLTHLIGHEGKGSILSELRRLGWCNDLMAGHQSTHHGFGFFDIVVDLTQEGLEHVDDIVHLIFQYLQMLREEGPKKWIFDECVKLNEMRFRFKEKEQPENLVTSSASSMQIFPLEEVLIAPYMSNEWRPDLIKKLLDELLPAKCRISLVSQSYEQSTDREEPYYRTKYGLERIPAKTLKVWESCCVNENLKMPVANSFIPTNFDIADVPSDAPKHPTIIMDTPILRVWHKQDNQFNKPKACMTFDMSNPIAYLDPLNCNLNHMMIMLLKDQLNEYLYDAELASLKLSVTTKPCGIDFTIRGFNDKQVVLLEKLLDHLFDLSIDEKRFDILKEQYIRSLKNFKAEQPYQHSIYYLALLLTENAWANVELLDAMELVSYERVQNFAKEFFQRLHTECFIFGNVTKQQASDIAGRVNKRLEATNASKLPILARQMLKKREYKLLAGDSYLFEKENEYHKSSCIQLYMQCGAQTDHTNIMVNLVSQVLSEPCYDCLRTKEQLGYIVFSGVRKVNGANGIRIIVQSAKHPSFVEDRIENFLQTYMQVIEDMPQDEFERHKEALIVKKLEKPKTIFQQFSMFHGEISMQTYHFDREEAEVAILRKITKNDFVDYFKKFIAKDGDERRVLSVHIVSTLKDQGDGDSAEKEETVVTPMERHMPISDIVAFKSCKELYPIAVPFLDIKAKGARSKL; this is translated from the exons ATGACTTTAGGCAACGAAAAAACGCTGGCTAAGAAGGCCGTCCAATCCGAGCCTATAATGCG GTTAAACAATATTGAAAAATCGCAGCAGGATGCACGAGATTACCGCGGACTGCAGTTGGAAAATGGTCTTAAAGTGTTACTCATCTCGGATCCAACCACTGACGTTTCGGCTGCTGCATTATCTGTGCAGGTTGG GCACATGTCCGATCCTGATAATCTGCCGGGATTGGCGCATTTCTGTGAGCACATGCTTTTCCTAGGCACTGAGAAGTATCCGCACGAAAATGGCTACACCACGTACCTGTCACAAAGTGGCGGCAGTAGCAATGCTGTCACTTATCCTCTAATGACCAAGTATCATTTTCACGTCGCCCCAGATAAGCTCGATGGCGCTCTAGATCGTTTTGCTCAGTTTTTCATTGCTCCGCTGTTTACGCCGAGCTCTACTGAACGTGAAATAAATGCT GTAAACTCTGAGCACGAGAAGAATCTTTCGAGCGACCTTTGGCGCATTAAGCAAGTTCAGCGTCATTTAGCCAAACCTGATCATGCCTACAGCAAATTTGGCAGTGGCAATAAAGCTACACTCTGCGAGATACCCAAGTCCAAGGGCATCGATGTGCGTGATGAACTGTTGAAATTTCACAAAAAGTGGTACTCATCGAACATCATGTGCTTGGCTGTTATAGGCAAAG AATCCTTGGACAAATTGGAGGAAATGGTTATAGAAAAGTTTTCCGagattgaaaataaaaacgttgAAGTGCCAACATGGCCACGACATCCGTATGCAGAGGATCAGTATgcgcaaaaagtaaaaattgttCCCATCAAGGATCTACGCTCATTAACAATAAGTTTCACAACCGACGACTTAACACAATATTACAAATCTGGA CCTGACAATTATTTGACGCATCTGATTGGACACGAGGGCAAGGGCAGCATATTGTCGGAGCTACGCAGGCTTGGCTGGTGCAATGA TTTAATGGCTGGACATCAGAGTACACACCATGGCTTTGGATTTTTCGATATTGTGGTGGACTTAACCCAGGAGGGCTTAGAGCATGTTGATGATATAGTGCATCTAATATTCCAGTATTTGCAAATGCTGCGAGAAGAGGGTCCTAAGAAATGGATATTTGACGAATGCGTAAAGCTTAACGAAATGCGTTTCCGTTTCAAGGAGAAAGAACAGCCCGAGAACCTGgtcacatcatcagcatcctCAATGCAAATATTCCCATTGGAAGAAGTACTTATTGCGCCATATATGAGTAATGAGTGGCGCCCCGACTTAATCAAAAAACTTCTCgatgagctgctgcctgcaaaGTGTCGAATCTCATTAGTTAGTCAGAGCTATGAGCAGTCAACTGATCGTGAAGAGCCATATTATAGAACAAAATATGGATTGGAGCGTATACCTGCCAAGACGTTGAAG gTTTGGGAAAGTTGTTGTGTCAATGAGAATTTAAAGATGCCAGTGGCCAACAGCTTTATACCCACAAACTTTGACATAGCTGATGTGCCCAGCGATGCGCCAAAGCACCCAACAATCATCATGGACACACCAATTCTACGAGTTTGGCACAAGCAGGACAATCAATTTAATAAGCCTAAAGCGTGCATGACCTTTGATATGTCCAATCCCATTGCCTATTTGGATCCattaaactgcaatttaaatcaTATGATGATCATGCTGCTGAAAGATCAGCTTAATGAATATCTATACGATGCAGAGCTTGCCAGCCTAAAACTTTCTGTTACCACCAAGCCCTGTGGCATTGAT ttTACCATACGTGGCTTTAATGACAAGCAGGTGGTGCTGCTCGAGAAACTGCTTGATCATTTATTTGACCTTAGCATTGACGAAAAGCGCTTCGATATACTCAAGGAACAATACATACGCTCATTGAAGAACTTTAAAGCAGAGCAGCCCTATCAACATTCCATTTATTATCTGGCTCTGTTGCTTACCGAAAACGCCTGGGCAAATGTGGAACTCTTGGATGCTATGGAAC TTGTTTCGTATGAGCGTGTGCAAAATTTTGCCAAGGAATTCTTCCAGCGGCTGCACACGGAGTGCTTCATCTTTGGCAACGTGACCAAGCAACAAGCTTCAGACATCGCTGGACGTGTCAACAAACGCTTGGAGGCCACAAATGCCTCCAAATTACCAATCTTAGCCCGCCAGATGCTTAAGAAACGAGAGTACAAACTATTAGCCGGAGATAGTTACTTGTTTGAGAAGGAGAACGAGTATCACAAGAGCTCCTGTATACAGCTATATATGCAATGTGGCGCACAAACAGATCACACAAATATAATGGTGAATTTAGTATCCCAAGTGCTCTCAGAGCCCTGTTATGATTGCCTCAGGACAAAGGAGCAACTGGGCTATATTGTGTTCAGTGGAGTGCGCAAAGTAAACGGCGCTAATGGCATTCGCATTATTGTGCAGTCGGCCAAGCATCCCTCATTTGTTGAAGATCGCATTGAGAACTTCTTACAAACATATATG CAAGTTATTGAGGACATGCCCCAGGATGAGTTCGAGCGCCACAAGGAGGCCTTAATTGTAAAGAAGTTGGAGAAGCCCAAGACAATATTTCAGCAGTTCAGTATGTTTCATGGCGAAATTTCCATGCAAACTTATCACTTTGATCGTGAAGAGGCCGAAGTTGCAATTCTGCGTAAGATTACAAAGAACGACTTTGTGGACTACTTTAAG AAATTCATTGCAAAGGATGGTGACGAACGACGAGTTTTATCCGTGCATATAGTGTCTACGCTTAAGGATCAAGGTGATGGCGACTCAGCGGAGAAAGAGGAAACTGTAGTTACCCCGATGGAGCGTCATATGCCAATTAGCGATATTGTGGCCTTTAAGTCTTGCAAGGAACTGTACCCAATTGCGGTGCCGTTCCTGGATATCAAGGCCAAGGGAGCACGCAGCAAATTGTAA
- the LOC108600775 gene encoding uncharacterized protein LOC108600775 isoform X1, translating into MSHWSINVTCVLLVTAVVLGEIVDNSLNPAEHDEANSKLPSEVQRAVCTVNAGEVKASAEAVTTKTLKGVCGSDEMNLAFRNLEEKMYSELREIKDLLMKLQAAPSSNSINNAQLEKFTTNKPLANKVLKLEQIALKPIQEATTKRPAMLKSIEEDTTKRAPQLKSMESALEREQEIFRFNNTMLADQDFQLFTYYWKLENVTEHIDDVETKTLKSPVFSIRGRNLQLKCTFGHLQRELIMLQLALAQPAHGHGKENNIILDMGGQYKQLKWAEHLPLKHKISLLDQHAGHRHTDLSSQELNKLDMGFSIPNSAVLGSNYVRHNSLLIQIILYL; encoded by the exons ATGTCACATTGGTCTATAAATGTGACATGTGTTCTTTTAGTCACGGCTGTTGTGCTTGGAGAAATTGTTGACAACAGTCTGAATCCCGCGGAGCATGATGAAGCCAACTCTAAATTGCCCAGTGAGGTTCAAAGGGCTGTGTGCACTGTAAACGCCGGCGAGGTCAAAGCATCCGCGGAAGCAGTGACCACAAAAACTCTAAAGGGCGTTTGTGGATCCG ATGAAATGAATCTGGCCTTTCGGAATCTAGAGGAGAAAATGTACAGTGAGCTGCGTGAAATCAAAGATTTGCTTAtgaagttgcaagcagcgccaAGTAGTAACTCTATAAACAACGCGCAGCTAGagaaatttacaacaaataagCCTTTAGCTAATAAAGTGCTGAAACTTGAGCAGATAGCTTTAAAACCCATCCAGGAGGCTACTACCAAGCGTCCAGCAATGTTGAAGAGTATCGAGGAGGATACCACCAAGCGAGCACCACAGTTAAAGAGCATGGAGTCTGCCTtggagagagagcaagagataTTTAGGTTCAACAATACCATGCTGGCAGATCAGGACTTTCagttatttacttattattggAAGCTAGAAAATGTCACTGAACATATCGACGATGTTGAGACGAAAACCCTCAAGAGTCCTGTATTCAGCATAAGAG GCAGAAATCTCCAACTCAAGTGCACTTTTGGGCATTTACAACGCGAGCTCATAATGCTGCAGCTCGCATTGGCGCAACCAGCTCATGGACATGGTAAGGAGAACAACATTATACTGGACATGGGCGGGCAGTATAAGCAACTGAAATGGGCAGAGCATTTGCCATTGAAGCACAAGATATCGCTGCTTGATCAGCATGCAGGTCATCGACACACAGATCTAAGCTCGCAGGAACTGAACAAATTGGATATGGGATTCTCTATACCAAACAGCGCAGTGCTGGGCAGTAACTATGTGAGGCACAACTCGCTGTtgatacaaattattttatatttgtga
- the LOC108600775 gene encoding uncharacterized protein LOC108600775 isoform X2, which yields MLINTHITAVVLGEIVDNSLNPAEHDEANSKLPSEVQRAVCTVNAGEVKASAEAVTTKTLKGVCGSDEMNLAFRNLEEKMYSELREIKDLLMKLQAAPSSNSINNAQLEKFTTNKPLANKVLKLEQIALKPIQEATTKRPAMLKSIEEDTTKRAPQLKSMESALEREQEIFRFNNTMLADQDFQLFTYYWKLENVTEHIDDVETKTLKSPVFSIRGRNLQLKCTFGHLQRELIMLQLALAQPAHGHGKENNIILDMGGQYKQLKWAEHLPLKHKISLLDQHAGHRHTDLSSQELNKLDMGFSIPNSAVLGSNYVRHNSLLIQIILYL from the exons atgctcatAAATACTCACA TCACGGCTGTTGTGCTTGGAGAAATTGTTGACAACAGTCTGAATCCCGCGGAGCATGATGAAGCCAACTCTAAATTGCCCAGTGAGGTTCAAAGGGCTGTGTGCACTGTAAACGCCGGCGAGGTCAAAGCATCCGCGGAAGCAGTGACCACAAAAACTCTAAAGGGCGTTTGTGGATCCG ATGAAATGAATCTGGCCTTTCGGAATCTAGAGGAGAAAATGTACAGTGAGCTGCGTGAAATCAAAGATTTGCTTAtgaagttgcaagcagcgccaAGTAGTAACTCTATAAACAACGCGCAGCTAGagaaatttacaacaaataagCCTTTAGCTAATAAAGTGCTGAAACTTGAGCAGATAGCTTTAAAACCCATCCAGGAGGCTACTACCAAGCGTCCAGCAATGTTGAAGAGTATCGAGGAGGATACCACCAAGCGAGCACCACAGTTAAAGAGCATGGAGTCTGCCTtggagagagagcaagagataTTTAGGTTCAACAATACCATGCTGGCAGATCAGGACTTTCagttatttacttattattggAAGCTAGAAAATGTCACTGAACATATCGACGATGTTGAGACGAAAACCCTCAAGAGTCCTGTATTCAGCATAAGAG GCAGAAATCTCCAACTCAAGTGCACTTTTGGGCATTTACAACGCGAGCTCATAATGCTGCAGCTCGCATTGGCGCAACCAGCTCATGGACATGGTAAGGAGAACAACATTATACTGGACATGGGCGGGCAGTATAAGCAACTGAAATGGGCAGAGCATTTGCCATTGAAGCACAAGATATCGCTGCTTGATCAGCATGCAGGTCATCGACACACAGATCTAAGCTCGCAGGAACTGAACAAATTGGATATGGGATTCTCTATACCAAACAGCGCAGTGCTGGGCAGTAACTATGTGAGGCACAACTCGCTGTtgatacaaattattttatatttgtga
- the LOC108601063 gene encoding protein inturned gives MRKSQGLPLPGMARLDAAEIYSTSSSSLNSSFSDGSDLVNWEQYVAEDGSLFYAEYVASAKSVVTERRGELLRRSLRLGKKSTRRQQQKDKDRGQQGNSSNKHNGNPPAERTDSGFRFSDIKNSHASAENNKELELVITATDRYRFGRRSTAVESILGFRVLPFPDQPECLMVDSFVHDISAMQHNIKRGDWFKSLNGIELYASNVDELLQQFLEPTQVCLRFQGSSEASCTASAESGQAEAQCEQAQQVRKIENYAMFAEQFEQLLPAAMLNADTDSVTPFGLLLLPPECYQNDQHKDSLYYYPETPLTNFLYKARGSFLTLSSVLNELHTEPLTSRLLWEQVPYYVNYRRLNGFLVLFAYASRLYSAAECSLRSDELIGYIRFSLPGLTPDNFSAGEDSTTSSGLRLFLRHFCSIQRSRLLAHPRGDVQFEHLLSESKSLPLPKEAQLRIFDALSEMEAMDYRNWNDEPLTTHREFFIYGSALYYDSFLLASLLPSDVRHNIELFLRCRGIFDFIGTAPNVRVRELYIWEEIVLANATGRYFLTVCSRSHLILTVILKVYVDAPEMEAFGSVPPSLFYIEEIQETLDHLIQCGIESLAKFWSLSNKRPEVLDQQKLEQSGDEQESNSKLEAFLKPKPSVSYSANANDGSSLGGSSIHSQTPSEDELSRRRLTPADDSDSGSDWENFAEQHPLHYGLNLNADSQSQMTTSLWKEINNVVPVKISAGWRNSILHYVYVDMANGILLCPFTGSAERFPYLCEMRRACHIIHVVLERSKYHRRQLLEPPNAAGSRVAPGHSSNDITVVKEHGITMEVANTDQTIVKFVVVGRLFQSPAKEVFVCHRPEVPQNMIEMAFRLSFFPMG, from the coding sequence ATGCGTAAGTCGCAGGGCCTGCCCTTGCCGGGTATGGCACGCTTGGATGCTGCGGAGATTTACTCCACATCAAGCTCATCGCTCAACAGCTCCTTCAGCGATGGCAGCGATCTGGTCAATTGGGAGCAGTACGTGGCAGAAGACGGCAGTTTATTCTATGCCGAATATGTGGCAAGCGCCAAGTCGGTTGTGACCGAGCGCCGAGGCGAACTGCTGCGACGCTCGCTGCGCCTGGGAAAAAAGTCAacgcgacggcagcagcagaaagatAAAGATAGAGGCCAACAgggcaatagcagcaacaagcacaatGGTAATCCGCCAGCCGAGCGTACAGACAGCGGCTTCCGCTTCTCAGATATTAAAAACTCGCACGCAAGCGCTGAGAACAACAAAGAACTGGAGCTGGTTATAACGGCCACAGATCGCTATCGCTTTGGACGTCGCTCCACGGCCGTAGAGTCCATACTGGGCTTTCGCGTGCTGCCGTTTCCCGACCAGCCCGAGTGTCTAATGGTGGACAGCTTTGTGCACGACATCAGCGCCATGCAGCACAACATTAAGCGAGGCGATTGGTTCAAGTCTCTCAATGGCATTGAGCTGTACGCCAGCAATGTGGAtgagttgctgcagcagtttcTGGAGCCCACACAAGTATGCCTGCGTTTCCAAGGCAGTAGCGAGGCTAGCTGCACGGCCTCCGCAGAGTCAGGTCAGGCCGAAGCGCAATGTGAGCAAGCGCAGCAGGTGCGCAAGATTGAGAACTATGCCATGTTTGCGGAGCAGTTTGAGCAGTTGCTGCCCGCAGCTATGCTCAACGCGGATACGGATTCTGTAACGCCATTtggtctgctgctgttgccgccggAGTGCTATCAGAATGATCAGCACAAGGACTCGCTTTACTATTATCCAGAGACGCCGCTCACGAACTTTTTGTACAAAGCGCGTGGCAGTTTTCTCACGCTCTCGTCCGTGCTCAACGAGTTGCACACTGAGCCGCTGACATCGCGACTGCTGTGGGAACAGGTGCCCTACTATGTCAACTATCGTCGTCTAAATGGGTTTCTCGTATTGTTCGCCTATGCATCGCGCCTCTATAGCGCAGCTGAGTGCAGCCTACGCTCGGACGAGCTTATTGGTTACATCAGATTCTCGCTGCCTGGTCTGACGCCGGATAACTTTTCGGCCGGCGAGGATAGCACCACTTCCAGCGGACTTCGCCTGTTTCTACGCCATTTTTGCAGCATTCAACGTTCGCGTCTGCTAGCACATCCTCGTGGTGACGTACAGTTCGAGCACTTGCTGAGCGAATCCAAGAGTCTACCCTTGCCTAAGGAGGCTCAATTGCGCATATTCGATGCACTCAGCGAAATGGAGGCCATGGACTATCGCAACTGGAACGATGAACCTTTGACTACGCATCGCGAGTTCTTCATTTACGGCAGCGCCTTGTACTATGATAGCTTCCTGCTTGCCAGCCTGCTGCCCTCCGATGTGCGCCACAACATAGAGCTCTTCCTGCGTTGTCGTGGCATATTCGACTTTATAGGCACAGCGCCGAATGTTCGCGTGCGCGAGCTTTACATTTGGGAGGAGATTGTATTGGCCAATGCCACGGGTCGTTATTTTCTGACCGTGTGCTCGCGCAGTCATCTCATCCTAACTGTCATACTCAAGGTGTATGTGGATGCGCCCGAAATGGAGGCGTTTGGCTCAGTGCCGCCCTCGCTATTCTACATTGAGGAGATTCAAGAGACGTTAGATCATCTTATACAGTGCGGCATTGAATCGTTGGCCAAGTTCTGGTCGCTTTCAAACAAACGTCCCGAGGTGCTGGATCAGCAGAAGCTTGAGCAATCCGGCGACGAGCAGGAATCAAACAGTAAGCTGGAGGCGTTTCTTAAGCCAAAGCCGAGCGTTTCATATtctgccaatgccaatgacGGCTCATCACTAGGTGGCAGCTCCATACACAGCCAGACGCCTAGCGAGGATGAGCTCTCGCGCCGTCGCCTCACTCCCGCCGATGATTCGGACAGCGGTTCGGACTGGGAGAACTTTGCCGAGCAGCATCCACTGCATTATGGGCTCAACTTAAACGCCGATAGTCAGAGCCAGATGACAACGTCGCTTTGGAAAGAGATCAACAATGTAGTGCCCGTTAAAATCTCTGCTGGCTGGCGGAACTCCATATTGCACTACGTCTACGTGGACATGGCCAATGGCATACTGCTCTGCCCGTTTACAGGCAGCGCTGAGCGCTTTCCCTATTTGTGTGAGATGCGCAGAGCTTGCCACATCATTCATGTGGTACTAGAGCGCTCCAAATATCATCGGCGTCAGCTGCTGGAGCCACCTAACGCTGCTGGTAGCCGTGTGGCGCCTGGGCACAGTAGCAATGATATAACCGTGGTCAAGGAGCACGGCATAACAATGGAAGTGGCAAACACGGATCAAACGATCGTTAAGTTTGTGGTGGTCGGGCGACTTTTTCAGTCGCCAGCAAAGGAGGTTTTTGTATGCCACCGCCCAGAGGTGCCACAAAATATGATTGAAATGGCCTTTAGATTATCATTTTTCCCAATGGGCTAG